From a region of the Pseudanabaena sp. ABRG5-3 genome:
- a CDS encoding C40 family peptidase has product MIYRSLADINIYDSPTLDRLATQMAKGRYLQVLESEPSFLKIQLLEDDYEGLLDRQDLEKLEPSDRQSFIDNLPPALSAAEIRDRLPQVIAFIQQAMAVPNEYLWGGTVAPNYDCSGLMQAAFASVGILIPRDAYQQEAFGEPVSLDELQIGDLIFFGTPVKATHVGIYIGDRSYIHSSGKEHGHNGIAISDLSGSDQVSQWYSRQLRGAARITSNQKYAMRRSPL; this is encoded by the coding sequence ATGATTTATCGCAGTTTAGCTGACATTAATATTTACGATTCGCCAACACTTGATCGCCTAGCAACCCAGATGGCTAAGGGTAGATATTTACAGGTATTAGAGTCTGAGCCAAGTTTTCTAAAAATCCAGCTACTCGAAGATGACTATGAGGGGCTGCTTGATCGCCAAGATTTAGAAAAATTAGAACCCAGCGATCGCCAAAGTTTTATTGATAATTTACCCCCAGCATTAAGTGCTGCCGAAATCCGCGATCGCTTGCCACAAGTAATTGCTTTTATTCAACAAGCCATGGCAGTACCGAATGAATATCTCTGGGGTGGCACAGTTGCACCAAATTATGACTGTTCAGGATTAATGCAAGCTGCCTTTGCCTCGGTTGGGATTTTGATTCCCCGTGATGCCTATCAACAGGAAGCCTTCGGTGAACCCGTCTCTTTAGATGAGTTGCAAATCGGTGATCTGATTTTTTTTGGTACACCTGTTAAGGCTACTCATGTGGGCATATATATTGGCGATCGCAGCTATATTCATAGCTCTGGTAAAGAACATGGACATAATGGTATTGCCATCAGTGATCTTTCAGGATCAGACCAAGTTTCCCAATGGTATTCCCGCCAGTTACGTGGTGCAGCAAGAATTACCTCAAACCAAAAATACGCCATGAGGCGATCGCCTCTTTGA
- a CDS encoding DUF2442 domain-containing protein — protein sequence MSTLAIKTDERVKNVSFTEDTISVDLMDGRTIVVPLVWYPRLLNGTIEQLARWEVCGGGYGIHWEDLDEDLSTEGMLRGAPAPRKSRVI from the coding sequence ATGAGTACTTTGGCGATTAAGACCGATGAGAGAGTTAAGAATGTTAGCTTTACTGAAGATACGATCAGTGTTGATTTGATGGATGGGCGGACAATTGTAGTTCCGTTAGTGTGGTATCCGAGGTTATTGAATGGAACTATTGAGCAGCTTGCTAGGTGGGAAGTCTGCGGTGGTGGTTATGGTATTCATTGGGAAGATCTTGATGAGGATCTGAGTACTGAAGGTATGTTGCGTGGTGCGCCTGCTCCGAGAAAATCAAGGGTAATTTAA
- a CDS encoding SPOR domain-containing protein has translation MQTLSPTISPTISPKISQTNPRVTDAETDFLPAIAQSSVLQTALAGLDASLNDELDRYRHWQENGQTISYLNPFRPRAVSTQSIWTSPSLSEVLSPLTPPIDINSDRRTIQMPVMPSMGANAPTADAVNIANAELHQYRGLDLDSLDNPRHSDINADLDRAVAYAQSLHGYGGDASMGINSPSDAPNIEPTMAQVPAPDDDEILQSFANDYANNYADNYQDSVNQEYPYPAPPDEKSALRSLMNPVGIISLLLLLCSSAAIGYLMVDPSGVMKLFKPEQKNKAAQTSSSNEDLGKDINLQNQQKSNDLPFVPFAGDKTQVNVDNLAKNSKAIADPTFVNKNKNSTSTKNSSVFAPNSAFVPSVPLRTVPSTNFPALSVAPLPPALAPLERNYTTAPAPRNETPVPTRSYSEPAPSRTSSSSSSSAPKPSRNTPVVVPTTPAPVPEYVAPRSNTAVKYAAPLSSTPTTPPAQSSYRVVVENSYAASAQQIERDAYVRPSDGQVQVGSYRDPNVAQQRIEQLRRQGIPARIE, from the coding sequence ATGCAAACATTGAGTCCTACCATCTCCCCAACCATATCACCCAAAATCTCTCAAACTAACCCAAGGGTCACTGACGCAGAGACTGATTTTTTACCCGCGATCGCTCAATCATCAGTCTTGCAAACAGCGTTGGCTGGTTTGGATGCGAGCCTCAATGATGAGCTGGATCGCTACCGCCATTGGCAAGAAAATGGTCAAACCATTTCCTATCTCAATCCTTTTAGACCTCGCGCTGTATCTACCCAATCGATTTGGACATCGCCCAGTTTATCGGAGGTCTTGTCGCCTCTCACGCCTCCCATTGATATCAATAGCGATCGCCGCACGATTCAAATGCCTGTAATGCCGTCAATGGGGGCAAATGCGCCTACAGCCGATGCGGTCAATATTGCCAACGCAGAGCTTCATCAATATAGGGGACTAGATCTCGATAGCTTAGATAATCCTCGTCATAGTGATATCAATGCCGACTTAGATAGAGCAGTTGCGTATGCTCAAAGTTTGCATGGCTATGGTGGTGACGCATCAATGGGCATCAATTCGCCAAGTGATGCGCCCAATATTGAGCCAACGATGGCACAGGTTCCTGCCCCTGATGATGATGAAATTCTGCAAAGTTTCGCCAATGATTACGCCAATAACTACGCAGATAATTATCAAGACTCAGTTAATCAAGAATATCCATATCCTGCTCCACCAGACGAAAAGAGCGCTCTCCGCAGTTTGATGAATCCTGTGGGCATAATTTCATTATTATTACTCCTCTGCTCTAGTGCGGCGATCGGTTATTTGATGGTTGATCCTTCGGGGGTGATGAAACTATTTAAACCAGAGCAAAAAAACAAAGCAGCCCAAACTAGCAGTAGTAATGAAGATTTGGGCAAGGATATTAATTTACAAAATCAGCAGAAATCTAATGATTTACCCTTTGTGCCTTTTGCGGGGGATAAAACTCAAGTTAATGTTGATAACCTCGCGAAAAATAGTAAGGCGATCGCTGATCCTACTTTCGTTAATAAAAACAAAAATAGTACATCAACTAAAAACTCATCGGTCTTTGCTCCCAATAGTGCTTTTGTACCAAGTGTGCCATTGCGAACAGTACCATCCACAAACTTCCCTGCTCTATCGGTTGCACCACTGCCACCCGCTTTAGCGCCTTTGGAGAGGAATTATACGACTGCACCTGCGCCTAGAAACGAAACACCTGTACCTACACGTTCCTATAGTGAGCCTGCACCTAGCCGTACTAGTAGCTCTAGCTCTTCTTCTGCACCCAAGCCATCACGGAATACCCCAGTAGTAGTACCAACAACGCCTGCTCCCGTTCCTGAATATGTTGCGCCTCGTAGTAACACGGCTGTGAAATACGCAGCCCCTCTATCATCTACCCCAACAACTCCACCAGCCCAAAGTAGCTATCGAGTTGTTGTTGAAAATAGCTATGCAGCTAGCGCTCAACAGATCGAACGCGATGCCTATGTACGCCCCAGTGATGGACAAGTACAGGTTGGCTCCTATCGCGATCCTAATGTGGCTCAACAACGCATCGAGCAATTGCGTCGTCAGGGTATTCCTGCCAGAATTGAGTAG
- a CDS encoding helix-turn-helix domain-containing protein: protein MAIKFYESPFHAIEEPEVASKSVLKADLTIMIRDIIENRGWTQKEAAERLAVTQPRVSDIVNGKIDKFTLDMLFSMLDKLGFRTEFTFSNLESASIKIQTRDLSKVS from the coding sequence ATGGCAATTAAGTTTTACGAGAGTCCTTTTCATGCGATCGAGGAGCCTGAAGTTGCGAGTAAGTCGGTTTTAAAGGCTGACTTGACGATCATGATTCGAGACATAATTGAGAATAGAGGGTGGACTCAGAAAGAGGCGGCTGAAAGGTTGGCGGTTACTCAGCCTCGTGTATCGGACATTGTGAATGGAAAAATTGATAAGTTTACTTTGGATATGTTGTTTTCAATGTTAGATAAGCTGGGATTTAGGACTGAGTTTACTTTTAGTAATTTAGAAAGTGCTTCTATTAAAATCCAAACAAGGGATTTATCGAAAGTTTCTTAG
- a CDS encoding BsuBI/PstI family type II restriction endonuclease, whose product MNFLTESTDINRIHLSLEIDTEKRSQLGQFLTPAPIARFMARQFNNLSGHISLLDAGAGVGALSAAFVEQLLVSTNPIESCFITAYEIEPSLIPCLKQRLIECCGALEHKGIKSDFYLHEKNFIEDFAGVNLPHLTEHKGLFSHAILNPPYKKINSQSSEKKALINLGIDTVNLYSAFVWLAMLKLAEDGEMVAITPRSFCNGMYFRPFRKAILQDMGIHKIHIFKSRSNNFVDDNVLQENIIFHATKTKLKPDFIEVTNHTGNTLYEFSEIRKVPYNQVIDINDCEQFIYINSNSLEDALRIQMHKMPCNLDALGLDISTGPVVDFRLKANLRSYLDHKNIPLLYPESIKAGMVDFPPKKPRKAIAIEHNSTTQKWLVPQGWYVVIKRFSAKEEKRRVTAAVCSPMDEPLLGIENHLNYIHAKGRGLHPDLARGLTAFLNSTLFDHYFRQFSGHTQVNATDLRRIKYPCKNTLMSLGSQINGSILDQKSLDHLVHKTLSIMSEVTNAIQASQRIEEALAILKNISAPKEQQNERSALCLLALANIRPDNLWSQATAPSRRITEMMDWFRDYYGKQYAPNTRETVRRQTMHQFVQMGMVIENPDRPDRPINSPKWCYQLHPQALYLLQSYGSDQWEESRLNYAISVKNILQEKERNISMIPAILPDGSSIQLSAGGQNLLIKDILEKFCPRFTPKGIVLYVGDAGDKLIVNETQRFKELGLELDPHGKIPDLVVHYEDKGWLVLIEAVTSHGAVNLKRRNELKQIFQASQEGLVFVTAFPSRKEMTKYLAEISWETEVWVADQPDHMIHFNGERFLGPYE is encoded by the coding sequence ATGAATTTTCTTACTGAATCTACTGATATAAATAGAATTCATTTATCCTTGGAGATAGATACAGAAAAACGTAGCCAGTTAGGACAGTTTCTAACACCTGCTCCAATTGCCCGTTTTATGGCAAGACAATTTAATAATCTATCGGGACATATTAGTTTGCTTGATGCTGGTGCTGGCGTTGGAGCATTAAGTGCAGCTTTTGTAGAGCAATTGTTAGTTAGCACTAATCCAATAGAAAGTTGTTTTATAACTGCCTATGAGATCGAACCAAGTCTTATCCCATGCTTAAAACAGCGATTGATCGAATGCTGTGGTGCTTTAGAACACAAAGGAATTAAGTCAGATTTTTATTTACATGAAAAGAACTTTATAGAAGATTTTGCTGGAGTAAATTTGCCACATCTGACTGAACATAAAGGCTTGTTTAGTCATGCAATTCTAAATCCACCTTATAAAAAAATTAATAGTCAGTCATCTGAAAAAAAGGCTCTTATAAACCTTGGTATTGATACAGTTAATCTTTACAGTGCCTTTGTCTGGCTTGCAATGTTAAAACTTGCAGAAGATGGGGAGATGGTCGCTATCACCCCAAGAAGTTTTTGTAACGGGATGTATTTTCGTCCTTTTCGTAAAGCAATTTTACAAGATATGGGAATTCATAAAATCCATATTTTTAAGAGCCGTTCAAATAATTTTGTCGATGACAATGTATTACAAGAAAATATTATTTTCCATGCTACAAAAACAAAACTTAAACCTGATTTTATAGAAGTTACTAATCATACTGGAAATACTTTATATGAATTCTCAGAAATAAGGAAAGTTCCCTATAATCAAGTAATTGATATAAACGATTGTGAGCAATTTATTTACATTAACAGTAATTCTCTAGAAGATGCATTAAGAATACAAATGCATAAAATGCCATGTAACTTAGATGCACTTGGTTTAGATATATCAACTGGTCCAGTTGTTGATTTTCGGCTCAAGGCTAATTTGAGAAGCTACTTAGATCATAAAAATATTCCTCTGCTTTATCCAGAATCGATCAAAGCAGGTATGGTTGACTTCCCTCCAAAAAAACCTCGCAAAGCGATCGCCATTGAACATAATTCCACAACTCAGAAATGGCTAGTTCCCCAAGGCTGGTACGTTGTGATAAAGAGATTTTCAGCTAAGGAAGAAAAACGCCGCGTTACGGCTGCTGTCTGTTCTCCTATGGATGAACCGCTATTAGGTATAGAAAATCACCTTAACTACATTCATGCTAAAGGAAGAGGTTTACATCCTGATCTTGCAAGAGGTTTAACGGCTTTTCTAAATTCAACATTATTTGATCACTATTTTCGACAATTTAGCGGTCATACACAAGTTAACGCAACAGATTTGCGTAGAATAAAATATCCTTGTAAAAATACTTTGATGTCTTTAGGGAGTCAAATTAATGGCTCTATACTCGATCAAAAATCTCTTGATCATCTTGTCCATAAAACTCTATCAATTATGAGCGAAGTAACTAATGCTATTCAAGCTAGTCAGCGTATCGAAGAAGCTCTTGCTATTCTCAAAAATATTTCTGCGCCTAAAGAACAGCAAAATGAACGTTCAGCGCTTTGCTTACTAGCCTTAGCAAATATTCGCCCCGATAATCTTTGGAGTCAAGCAACTGCACCAAGCCGCAGAATTACTGAAATGATGGATTGGTTTCGTGATTACTACGGTAAACAATATGCACCTAACACAAGGGAAACCGTAAGAAGACAAACAATGCATCAGTTTGTACAAATGGGGATGGTAATAGAGAATCCAGATCGTCCAGACAGACCAATTAATAGCCCTAAGTGGTGTTACCAATTGCATCCACAAGCTCTTTATCTCTTACAATCATATGGCTCTGATCAGTGGGAAGAATCTCGGCTAAATTATGCTATTTCAGTCAAAAATATATTGCAGGAGAAGGAACGAAATATATCAATGATTCCAGCTATATTGCCTGATGGTAGTTCAATTCAGCTTTCGGCAGGTGGACAAAATTTATTAATAAAAGATATTTTAGAAAAGTTCTGCCCTAGATTTACGCCTAAAGGGATAGTTTTATACGTTGGTGATGCGGGAGATAAATTGATTGTTAATGAGACTCAAAGATTTAAAGAACTTGGTCTTGAACTCGATCCCCACGGTAAAATTCCAGACTTAGTAGTGCATTATGAAGATAAAGGTTGGCTTGTATTAATAGAAGCTGTAACTAGCCACGGTGCTGTCAATCTGAAACGTCGAAATGAATTAAAGCAAATTTTTCAAGCTAGTCAAGAGGGATTAGTTTTTGTTACTGCATTTCCAAGTCGCAAGGAAATGACAAAATATTTAGCCGAAATTTCTTGGGAAACAGAGGTTTGGGTAGCTGATCAACCAGACCATATGATTCATTTCAACGGAGAGAGGTTTCTAGGTCCTTATGAATAA
- a CDS encoding 50S ribosomal protein L11 methyltransferase, which produces MSWIELSIDTTNEAVDWVCTLLAKVIAVEDMQISEYQEESSQWTFTIQMYLPEDARIHQRIDEIEKILTPLHRTGMTSGLQTFILDHKPIHIASASHAASSLIRKIGDRFVVLSADSDYQSQPQEVVLRLQNSLAFGSGLHPATILSLRLLERHVKPNLDTLDLGSGSGILSVAMAKLGAKVLAIDNDPIAVSATQDAVERNQVTQQVIVKEASLGSASQLGHWMGGDSIESVPAIASNAQFDLIVANIFARVHISLAPEFYKALRSTSTHSGILITAGYTSDRSENVSSAMAEVGFVECDRAQIDEWIAIAFYQSSQ; this is translated from the coding sequence ATGTCATGGATAGAACTAAGTATTGATACTACTAATGAAGCAGTAGATTGGGTCTGTACCTTGCTTGCCAAAGTGATCGCAGTCGAAGATATGCAGATCAGCGAATATCAGGAAGAATCATCACAATGGACATTTACGATCCAAATGTACTTACCTGAGGATGCACGCATTCATCAACGGATTGATGAGATTGAGAAGATTCTCACGCCACTGCATCGTACAGGTATGACCAGTGGCTTACAAACCTTTATCCTTGACCATAAGCCCATCCACATCGCATCGGCATCTCATGCGGCAAGTTCTTTAATTAGAAAAATAGGCGATCGCTTTGTGGTTCTATCGGCTGATTCCGATTATCAATCGCAGCCCCAAGAGGTTGTGCTGCGATTGCAAAATAGCCTTGCCTTTGGCAGTGGACTACATCCCGCAACTATTCTCAGTCTACGCTTACTAGAACGCCATGTTAAGCCCAATCTTGACACCCTAGATCTTGGCTCAGGTTCAGGGATTCTCAGTGTCGCTATGGCGAAGTTAGGCGCAAAGGTGTTGGCGATCGATAATGATCCCATTGCGGTATCGGCAACTCAAGATGCAGTGGAACGGAACCAAGTCACACAGCAGGTAATAGTCAAAGAGGCAAGCCTTGGCAGTGCTAGTCAACTGGGGCATTGGATGGGTGGGGATAGCATTGAGTCCGTCCCTGCAATTGCATCTAACGCCCAATTCGATCTCATCGTTGCTAATATTTTTGCGCGAGTTCATATTTCCCTTGCCCCTGAATTTTACAAAGCGTTACGTTCGACTTCCACCCACTCAGGGATCTTAATCACCGCAGGATATACCAGCGATCGCTCTGAGAATGTATCTTCAGCTATGGCTGAGGTAGGTTTTGTGGAATGCGATCGCGCCCAAATCGACGAATGGATAGCGATCGCTTTCTATCAAAGCTCTCAATAA
- a CDS encoding retroviral-like aspartic protease, whose amino-acid sequence MLEAKRFAFVRQEDRYGVVDRLPYLPLRLMYKESSLEVSGLLDTGSSVNVLPYDLGVQLGAIWENQTTEIVLGGNLALLKARGLVLSAKVSDFEIVRLAFAWTLSNDIPLILGRSNFFYEFDVCFYASQASFDIRQIDKSRK is encoded by the coding sequence ATGCTTGAAGCTAAAAGGTTTGCGTTTGTTAGGCAGGAAGATCGATATGGTGTGGTCGATCGCTTGCCATATTTACCATTACGACTCATGTATAAAGAGTCATCACTTGAGGTTTCTGGTTTGTTGGATACTGGTTCAAGCGTAAATGTCTTGCCGTATGATTTGGGTGTGCAACTTGGAGCAATTTGGGAAAATCAAACCACTGAAATTGTTTTAGGCGGAAATCTTGCTTTGTTGAAAGCGCGAGGTTTAGTTTTGTCAGCGAAGGTGAGTGATTTTGAGATTGTGCGATTGGCGTTCGCATGGACTCTTTCTAATGATATTCCTCTTATTCTTGGACGTTCAAATTTTTTCTATGAGTTTGATGTTTGCTTCTATGCTTCACAAGCTTCTTTTGATATTCGTCAAATCGATAAATCTCGTAAATAA
- a CDS encoding agmatine deiminase family protein has protein sequence MENPKNLGYAQPAEWQPHSACWLAFPSHRDLWLEYLDIVQAEFVALATAIATSEQLEILVLEETAELAKQLLRDLPVRFHQIPFGDIWMRDITPIYIKNADGKLGALRFQWNGWGGKYMLEHDDRVAANILQTLDIPKFEFDWVLEGGAIEVDGEGTCLTTKQCLLNPNRNPHLDQEAIESGLKAALGVEKVLWIEEGLLNDHTDGHIDTIARFIAPHTIMCMEPTSEDNPNYQVLKDIASQLETMTDAKGRKIDVVKIPSPNLVLDDEDEIMPASYLNFYISNDSVIVPIYGSPNDQLAVEAIAKHFPTRKAIGLSAKHILLGGGAFHCITCHQPQ, from the coding sequence ATGGAAAACCCCAAAAACTTGGGCTATGCTCAGCCAGCCGAATGGCAACCCCACAGCGCCTGTTGGCTAGCCTTTCCCAGCCATCGCGACCTGTGGTTAGAATATCTCGATATCGTCCAAGCGGAATTTGTTGCCCTTGCCACAGCGATCGCCACATCCGAGCAGCTAGAAATCTTGGTACTAGAGGAAACCGCCGAACTTGCTAAGCAATTGCTTAGGGACTTACCTGTGCGCTTCCATCAAATTCCCTTTGGTGATATCTGGATGCGCGATATCACGCCGATTTATATCAAAAATGCCGATGGGAAATTGGGAGCCTTGCGCTTTCAATGGAACGGCTGGGGTGGCAAATATATGCTCGAACATGACGATCGCGTAGCCGCTAATATTCTGCAAACCCTTGATATTCCTAAATTTGAATTTGACTGGGTACTCGAAGGCGGCGCGATCGAAGTCGATGGCGAAGGAACCTGTTTGACTACCAAGCAATGTCTACTCAATCCTAATCGCAATCCCCACCTCGATCAAGAAGCGATCGAGTCTGGCTTAAAAGCAGCTTTGGGGGTAGAGAAGGTGCTTTGGATTGAAGAAGGTCTGCTCAATGATCATACCGATGGACATATCGACACGATCGCGCGTTTCATTGCACCGCATACGATCATGTGCATGGAACCAACTTCTGAAGATAATCCTAATTATCAAGTTCTCAAGGATATTGCTTCTCAATTAGAAACCATGACCGATGCAAAGGGTAGGAAAATAGATGTAGTCAAGATTCCTTCACCAAATCTCGTACTCGATGACGAAGACGAAATCATGCCTGCTAGTTATCTCAATTTCTATATCTCTAACGATAGTGTGATTGTTCCCATTTACGGTTCTCCTAATGATCAACTTGCAGTGGAAGCGATCGCCAAGCATTTCCCAACCCGCAAAGCGATCGGGCTTTCGGCAAAACATATTCTCTTAGGCGGCGGCGCATTCCATTGCATCACCTGCCATCAACCCCAATAA
- a CDS encoding DUF433 domain-containing protein: MTLKELQPQLLALTPEEKSQAIQILVQSLSNKWQGIEKNPRVIGGDACIRQTRIPVWLLVSLQRQGASEAYILEDYPTLSATDLVNAWRYAETHIDEIEAAIHRQEAA, translated from the coding sequence ATGACACTCAAAGAACTACAACCACAACTATTAGCCCTAACCCCCGAAGAAAAATCTCAAGCAATCCAAATTTTAGTACAAAGCCTCAGCAACAAATGGCAAGGCATCGAAAAAAATCCTAGAGTCATAGGCGGCGATGCCTGCATTCGACAAACCCGCATACCCGTATGGCTATTAGTGAGCCTCCAACGACAAGGCGCAAGCGAAGCCTACATCCTTGAAGACTATCCTACCCTCTCCGCAACAGACCTAGTAAACGCATGGCGCTATGCTGAAACACACATTGATGAGATAGAAGCAGCAATTCATCGGCAAGAGGCAGCTTAA
- a CDS encoding RNA polymerase sigma factor, translating into MTVQLPPLPEIHHPKIQALFQKSDRELVTLFQRHPEEGQYFAAIFCRYGQVLYTLISTATRSPVQSDYLFVKTWEYIYHEMRVLDLRVTTPRLSLQSWLINIAAMMINRAEVPPVEEIQYSLKDTPPVFWCYLNQALNQMAGNLRLVLLLSQTFQWSHTRIAAYLHAEGESISASDVKQLLVRAYQALEDALPEDIRDIYLAQPAVTA; encoded by the coding sequence GTGACCGTGCAGCTTCCCCCCCTTCCCGAAATTCATCACCCTAAGATTCAGGCGCTTTTCCAGAAAAGCGATCGCGAACTCGTGACACTATTTCAAAGGCATCCTGAAGAGGGTCAATATTTTGCGGCAATTTTTTGTCGCTACGGACAAGTGCTGTATACCTTGATTAGCACCGCAACGCGATCGCCAGTGCAATCAGACTATTTATTTGTCAAAACCTGGGAATATATCTACCACGAAATGCGGGTGCTAGACCTGCGGGTGACTACGCCGCGCCTATCCTTGCAAAGTTGGCTGATCAATATTGCCGCGATGATGATTAATCGTGCCGAAGTACCTCCCGTTGAAGAAATTCAATATTCCCTCAAGGATACTCCCCCTGTATTTTGGTGCTACCTTAATCAAGCCCTAAATCAAATGGCAGGCAACCTGCGTCTGGTACTATTGTTATCTCAAACTTTTCAATGGAGCCATACACGCATCGCCGCCTACTTACATGCTGAGGGCGAAAGCATTTCTGCTAGCGATGTAAAACAGCTTCTAGTCAGAGCCTATCAAGCTCTAGAAGATGCCCTACCCGAAGATATCCGAGACATTTACCTAGCTCAACCCGCCGTTACTGCCTGA
- a CDS encoding DUF5615 family PIN-like protein, with translation MARLYADEQFPRIVVKLLRALDHDILTVQEAGKANQRIPDEDVLAFAIADNRAVLTINRSDFIRLHNLQPIHAGIIVCTEDLNRQRLANQIHEAITNAGDLTNTLIRINRPSK, from the coding sequence ATGGCACGTCTCTACGCCGATGAGCAATTCCCTAGAATTGTCGTCAAACTACTACGCGCACTAGATCATGATATTCTGACAGTCCAAGAAGCAGGAAAAGCCAACCAAAGAATCCCCGATGAAGATGTATTAGCCTTTGCGATCGCTGACAACCGTGCTGTGTTAACGATTAATCGAAGTGACTTCATTCGACTGCATAACCTACAACCTATTCATGCAGGTATTATCGTTTGTACAGAAGACCTCAATAGACAAAGACTAGCTAACCAAATTCATGAAGCAATCACCAATGCAGGCGATCTAACCAACACACTAATTCGGATAAATCGCCCCAGTAAATAA
- a CDS encoding DUF433 domain-containing protein — MFRDSKFISSSTDVMGGTTIFTNTRVPVQTLLDYLKAGESIDDFLDGFPTVTREQVICFLEELGRSLLSVAA; from the coding sequence ATGTTTAGAGACTCAAAGTTTATTAGTAGCTCGACCGATGTTATGGGTGGTACGACTATATTTACAAATACTAGAGTTCCCGTGCAGACACTTTTGGATTATCTCAAGGCGGGAGAATCGATTGATGATTTTTTGGATGGTTTCCCAACTGTGACTAGGGAACAGGTTATTTGTTTTCTGGAAGAGTTAGGAAGAAGCTTGTTAAGTGTGGCGGCATGA